In Caldicellulosiruptor morganii, the following proteins share a genomic window:
- a CDS encoding MGDG synthase family glycosyltransferase, whose amino-acid sequence MNILILSLDAGGGHFAASSALKTAFLQKDPQAKVEIIDTLKIISPILDRLAVGTYLKAIKTVPFIYGLVYDSTDKDPPTHFSRTIYEKFYFAFFKLYNIITQLNPDVIIGTHPSPVDMVSQLKKRGQINIPIISVVTDFTIHPYWINDYTDYIIVHHENLVYEAVKKGAVEKKVLPLGIPINPSFSISHEKKQILAELNLEDKPTILIMGGSLGLGNIEDIVEMVCRICDESYQIIVVAGKNKTLKKSLEGGAFGKKIRVFGFIDFIDKLMEISNILITKPGGLTCAEALSRKLPMILISPIPGQEERNTFYLINNGAAAYVKNVDSFDIVFNQIIKNPQRLEHMKLACTFLAKPNSSIEIVEFIRGMVG is encoded by the coding sequence ATGAATATCCTGATATTGAGTCTTGATGCCGGTGGCGGACATTTTGCCGCATCAAGCGCACTAAAAACAGCATTTTTGCAAAAAGATCCACAGGCAAAAGTAGAAATTATAGACACACTCAAAATTATTAGCCCGATACTCGACAGGCTCGCGGTTGGTACATACTTGAAAGCTATTAAAACAGTTCCTTTTATATACGGGCTTGTATATGACTCAACAGACAAAGACCCGCCTACACACTTTAGCAGGACAATTTACGAAAAGTTTTACTTTGCATTCTTCAAACTCTATAACATAATCACCCAGCTAAATCCTGACGTTATAATTGGAACTCATCCATCACCTGTGGATATGGTAAGCCAGCTAAAAAAGCGTGGACAAATTAATATACCTATCATCAGCGTAGTTACAGATTTTACTATACACCCTTACTGGATTAATGATTATACCGACTATATAATTGTTCATCACGAAAACCTGGTATATGAAGCTGTTAAAAAAGGAGCTGTCGAAAAAAAAGTGTTACCTCTGGGCATCCCTATCAATCCATCTTTTTCAATAAGTCATGAAAAAAAGCAAATTCTTGCTGAACTTAACCTTGAAGACAAACCTACAATCTTAATCATGGGAGGAAGCCTTGGTCTTGGAAATATTGAGGATATAGTTGAAATGGTTTGCAGAATATGTGATGAAAGCTACCAAATAATTGTTGTTGCCGGAAAAAACAAAACCTTAAAAAAGTCACTGGAAGGAGGAGCTTTTGGAAAAAAGATACGCGTATTTGGTTTTATCGATTTTATAGACAAGCTCATGGAAATAAGTAATATTTTGATTACAAAGCCCGGTGGTCTTACCTGCGCCGAGGCACTTTCTCGTAAACTTCCAATGATTTTAATTTCTCCTATACCCGGACAAGAGGAGAGAAATACCTTTTATCTTATCAACAATGGCGCTGCAGCATATGTAAAAAACGTTGATAGTTTTGATATAGTCTTTAATCAAATAATAAAAAACCCGCAAAGGCTTGAGCACATGAAACTTGCATGTACATTTCTGGCAAAACCAAATTCATCAATTGAGATTGTAGAATTTATAAGGGGAATGGTAGGCTAA
- the xerD gene encoding site-specific tyrosine recombinase XerD produces MSIIEVFHQHLHQKQRFSQNTIMSYIRDVKKYIEFLERIGIKIENTSQATVITYIIDMQKNGKSNSTIARAIVSLKVFYEFLKEQSIVDIGKIEVDPPKLERTLPQILTKDEVEKLLSCPKEDDIKGIRDKAMLEVLYATGIRVSELISLNLSDINLDHGYIICRNKKRDRVIPVGSYAIEAVEKYLKYSRPYLARNKEEEALFLNFNGSRMTRQGFWKIVKFYATAAGINKEITPHVLRHSFATHLIENGADVRAVQQMLGHADISTTQRYLQIANVKLKEVYQRAHPRA; encoded by the coding sequence ATGAGTATAATAGAAGTTTTTCATCAGCATTTGCATCAAAAGCAGAGATTTTCGCAAAATACAATAATGTCTTATATAAGAGATGTAAAAAAATACATAGAGTTTTTAGAAAGAATTGGGATTAAAATTGAAAATACTTCTCAAGCTACTGTTATCACATACATAATTGATATGCAAAAAAACGGTAAGTCTAACAGTACGATAGCAAGAGCAATTGTTTCACTGAAGGTGTTCTATGAATTTTTGAAAGAGCAGAGCATAGTGGACATAGGGAAAATAGAGGTTGATCCACCCAAACTTGAAAGAACGCTTCCTCAAATTTTGACAAAAGATGAGGTGGAGAAACTTTTAAGCTGTCCAAAAGAAGATGATATAAAAGGTATCAGAGACAAGGCAATGCTTGAGGTGCTGTATGCAACAGGCATCAGGGTAAGTGAGCTGATTAGTCTTAACCTTTCTGATATCAACCTTGATCATGGATACATTATATGCAGAAACAAAAAAAGAGACAGGGTTATTCCAGTTGGCAGTTATGCAATTGAGGCAGTGGAGAAATATCTAAAATATTCAAGACCATATCTTGCAAGAAATAAAGAGGAAGAAGCTCTTTTTTTAAATTTCAATGGTTCAAGAATGACAAGACAGGGATTTTGGAAGATAGTAAAATTCTATGCTACTGCTGCAGGTATAAACAAGGAGATAACTCCTCATGTGCTGAGACACTCTTTTGCAACCCACCTGATAGAAAACGGAGCAGATGTAAGAGCTGTTCAGCAGATGCTGGGGCATGCTGATATTTCCACCACGCAGCGATATCTTCAGATAGCAAATGTTAAGTTAAAAGAGGTTTATCAAAGAGCGCATCCACGCGCATAG
- a CDS encoding MurT ligase domain-containing protein, with the protein MRNLRFYIAIFAGNMVRFLLKLLRKDATSAPGKIALKIYPDILKEIDKRCKLKIFISGTNGKTTTNNLIHWLINDDKIVLSNLKGSNMANGLVGAFLNNIKKSYDVGCFEVDEGSLPRVTMHLKPDIFVTTNIFRDQLDRYGELDRVKDLILSHINGALALINADDPNLASYNGEKKFYYSVDENALSRLANVTLDSRFCPICNNQLEYTFYNVGHLGKYVCNRCGYKNPESRFVITGIKNEDGNFIFDFVDRESGITIQNIRWRTGGIYNLYNVCAAMSVGVLLGIETNKIKERVETFINRLGRMEEIKIGDKKVVISLVKNPVGMTETLKTIAEDPYPKAIIFILNDNAADGKDVSWIWDADFDILSEIKDIRSLFFGGKRKEDIALRVKYSSFELKNFEFIDFEKDLKKVISLTEAYKIYILPTYTALFKTKKIIESLKKH; encoded by the coding sequence TTGAGAAATTTAAGGTTTTATATTGCCATTTTTGCGGGAAACATGGTTAGATTTTTGCTGAAGCTTTTAAGAAAAGATGCCACAAGTGCGCCTGGTAAAATTGCCTTGAAAATCTATCCAGACATTCTGAAAGAGATTGACAAAAGATGCAAATTGAAAATATTTATATCTGGTACAAATGGAAAAACTACAACCAATAATTTAATACATTGGTTAATAAATGATGATAAAATTGTCCTGTCAAATCTAAAGGGTTCTAATATGGCAAATGGACTTGTCGGAGCTTTTTTAAATAATATTAAAAAAAGCTATGATGTGGGGTGTTTTGAGGTTGATGAGGGGTCACTGCCGAGGGTTACCATGCATTTAAAACCTGACATATTTGTAACAACAAATATTTTCAGAGATCAGCTTGACAGGTATGGCGAGCTTGACAGGGTCAAGGATCTTATCTTAAGTCATATTAATGGTGCCTTGGCGCTTATAAATGCAGATGATCCCAATCTGGCAAGTTACAATGGAGAGAAGAAGTTTTATTACAGTGTTGATGAAAATGCGCTCAGTAGACTGGCAAATGTGACACTTGACTCCCGCTTTTGCCCGATTTGTAATAACCAGCTCGAATATACATTTTATAATGTTGGACATCTTGGAAAATATGTTTGCAACAGATGCGGATACAAAAATCCTGAAAGCAGATTTGTAATCACCGGTATTAAGAATGAAGATGGTAACTTTATATTTGACTTTGTGGATAGGGAAAGTGGCATAACAATTCAGAATATTAGATGGAGAACAGGGGGCATTTATAACCTTTATAATGTATGTGCGGCAATGTCTGTTGGAGTCTTACTGGGGATAGAGACAAATAAAATAAAAGAACGAGTTGAGACATTTATAAACAGACTTGGTCGCATGGAAGAAATAAAAATAGGTGATAAAAAGGTAGTAATATCGCTTGTTAAAAATCCAGTTGGCATGACTGAGACATTAAAAACAATAGCAGAAGACCCCTATCCTAAAGCAATCATTTTCATTCTCAATGACAATGCTGCTGATGGTAAAGATGTTTCGTGGATCTGGGATGCTGATTTTGACATATTGAGTGAAATTAAAGATATTAGATCTTTATTTTTTGGTGGAAAAAGAAAAGAGGATATCGCCCTGAGAGTCAAGTACAGCAGTTTTGAACTTAAAAACTTTGAGTTTATTGATTTTGAAAAAGATTTGAAGAAAGTAATTTCACTTACAGAAGCTTACAAGATTTACATTCTTCCCACATATACAGCTTTGTTTAAGACAAAGAAAATAATAGAGAGTTTGAAAAAGCATTGA
- a CDS encoding type 1 glutamine amidotransferase — protein MNMFPEALNLYGDRGNIITLQKRCEWRGIKANIVEYSFNSNQEILKTADIILLGGASDREQAIMYSQLLNLKDLLKSLIEDGVCLLAICGGYQLLGEAYIDANKRVIKGLGILDFYTRSEGKRLIGNIVIETTLDIFPKTVVGYENHGGRTYHGFKPFGNVLKGSGNNGRDGFEGLIYKNVIATYLHGPLLPKNPHIADYILKRALERKYALSKLEFQKLDDELEYMAHNRVKELYM, from the coding sequence GTGAATATGTTTCCGGAAGCTTTGAATTTATACGGTGATAGGGGTAATATCATTACACTGCAAAAAAGATGTGAATGGAGAGGTATAAAAGCAAATATAGTTGAATATAGCTTCAATTCAAACCAGGAAATTTTAAAAACTGCGGATATAATCCTGCTTGGAGGGGCATCTGACAGGGAGCAAGCAATTATGTATAGCCAATTGCTAAACTTAAAAGATCTGCTAAAAAGCCTTATTGAGGATGGAGTTTGCCTTCTTGCAATTTGTGGAGGGTATCAGCTCTTAGGGGAGGCTTATATTGATGCTAATAAGAGAGTTATTAAGGGGCTTGGAATATTGGATTTTTATACCCGGTCTGAAGGCAAAAGACTGATTGGGAATATAGTCATTGAAACAACCCTGGATATTTTTCCAAAAACAGTTGTGGGTTACGAAAATCATGGTGGCAGGACATATCATGGTTTTAAGCCCTTTGGTAATGTTTTAAAGGGCTCTGGCAATAACGGGAGGGACGGGTTTGAAGGACTAATTTATAAAAATGTCATAGCTACTTATTTACATGGACCTCTTCTTCCCAAAAATCCGCATATTGCTGATTATATTCTCAAAAGAGCTCTTGAAAGAAAGTATGCTTTAAGCAAATTGGAGTTTCAAAAATTGGATGATGAATTGGAGTATATGGCACACAATAGAGTAAAGGAGTTGTATATGTAA